Proteins from one Nakamurella multipartita DSM 44233 genomic window:
- a CDS encoding phosphotriesterase family protein — translation MSMVRTVLGDVDPQMLGRVDYHEHLFQISPLLPGDDLDDEPASTAEAGRLRDSGFRAMVDATPIGLGRHPAAVARIAAATGLRVVATTGVHRDAHYGPAHWLHELSAADLADLLIRDVLTGMPVADRPGADPAAGPDGEPVRAGVLKAGIDYWAISPSERRVLEAVAAAHAATGAPVMVHLEHGSAAVDALSVLGELGVPADAVALAHIDRNPDPGLHAELAQAGAYLGYDGVARTKSWPDSVVLDCLLAAAELGAADRILLGGDVARRTRYVAYGGLPGLAYLGDRFVPRLRRAGGDELVDRVLVANPARWLTRREARAW, via the coding sequence ATGAGCATGGTGCGCACCGTGCTCGGCGACGTGGACCCGCAGATGTTGGGGCGGGTCGACTATCACGAGCACCTGTTCCAGATCAGCCCGCTGCTCCCCGGTGACGACCTGGACGACGAACCGGCCAGCACCGCCGAAGCCGGGCGCCTGCGGGATTCCGGGTTCCGGGCAATGGTCGACGCGACCCCGATCGGCCTGGGCCGGCACCCGGCCGCGGTCGCCCGGATCGCCGCCGCCACGGGGCTCCGGGTCGTCGCCACCACCGGGGTGCACCGGGATGCCCACTACGGTCCGGCGCACTGGTTGCACGAGCTGTCGGCGGCCGACCTGGCCGATCTGCTGATCCGGGATGTCCTGACCGGGATGCCGGTGGCGGACCGGCCGGGCGCCGACCCGGCGGCCGGCCCGGACGGCGAGCCGGTGCGGGCCGGGGTGCTCAAGGCCGGCATCGACTACTGGGCGATCAGCCCGTCCGAACGCCGCGTGCTCGAGGCCGTCGCCGCCGCGCATGCCGCCACCGGGGCCCCGGTGATGGTGCACCTGGAACACGGCAGTGCCGCGGTCGACGCGCTGAGCGTCCTGGGTGAGCTCGGGGTGCCGGCCGACGCCGTTGCCCTGGCCCACATCGACCGCAATCCCGACCCCGGCCTGCACGCCGAACTGGCCCAGGCCGGGGCCTACCTGGGGTACGACGGGGTGGCCCGGACCAAGTCGTGGCCCGACTCGGTGGTGCTGGACTGCCTGCTGGCGGCGGCCGAGCTGGGGGCGGCCGACCGCATCCTGCTTGGCGGCGACGTCGCTCGCCGCACCCGCTACGTCGCCTACGGCGGGCTGCCCGGCCTGGCTTACTTGGGCGACCGGTTCGTGCCCCGGCTCCGGCGGGCCGGCGGCGACGAGCTGGTCGACCGGGTCCTGGTCGCCAATCCGGCCCGCTGGCTGACCCGGCGCGAGGCTCGCGCATGGTGA
- a CDS encoding NAD(P)-dependent oxidoreductase — protein sequence MTGPVVLVTARSFGTGTRDLSAELSADGVRVLRGPADHDVTALAPLLAGADAWIAGTGPVTDAHLAAAPRLRIVARYGVGVDAVDLAAAGRRGVLVTNTPGANSGAVADHTVALLLAALRGVAAGDRRVREGSWSVGERARELGSLTVGVVGFGRIGRGVAARLRGFGCRVLATDPFVPAADIAAAGAEPVAPEVIPVEADVVTLHAPGDTLVVDEDWLATAAPGLVLVNTARAGLVDEAALARALQDGRVATYAADTLSTEAGGAESPLLVGSLADRVTVTPHTAAQTVQAVDLMGLGAVAAVRAVLAGGEPDPAVVVVGRERLLT from the coding sequence GTGACCGGGCCGGTGGTCCTGGTCACCGCCCGCTCGTTCGGCACCGGCACCCGCGACCTGTCCGCCGAGCTGTCGGCCGACGGGGTCCGGGTGCTCCGCGGCCCGGCCGACCATGACGTGACCGCGCTGGCTCCGCTGCTGGCCGGGGCCGACGCCTGGATCGCCGGCACCGGCCCGGTCACCGACGCCCACCTGGCCGCGGCGCCGCGGCTGCGGATCGTCGCCCGGTACGGCGTCGGGGTGGACGCGGTCGACCTGGCCGCGGCCGGGCGCCGCGGGGTGCTGGTCACCAACACCCCCGGCGCGAACAGTGGCGCGGTCGCCGACCACACGGTGGCGCTGCTGCTGGCCGCCCTGCGCGGGGTCGCGGCCGGTGATCGCCGGGTGCGCGAGGGGTCCTGGTCGGTGGGTGAACGGGCCCGCGAGCTCGGGTCGTTGACCGTCGGCGTGGTCGGCTTCGGGCGGATCGGCCGGGGCGTCGCGGCGCGCCTGCGCGGCTTCGGCTGTCGGGTGCTGGCCACCGACCCGTTCGTGCCCGCCGCCGACATCGCCGCCGCCGGGGCCGAACCGGTTGCCCCCGAGGTCATTCCGGTGGAAGCGGACGTGGTCACCCTGCACGCCCCCGGGGACACCCTGGTCGTCGACGAGGACTGGCTGGCCACCGCGGCACCCGGTCTGGTGCTGGTCAACACGGCCCGGGCCGGACTGGTCGACGAGGCGGCGCTGGCCCGGGCCCTGCAGGACGGCCGCGTCGCCACCTACGCCGCCGACACGCTGTCCACCGAAGCCGGCGGCGCCGAGAGTCCGCTGCTGGTCGGGAGTCTCGCCGATCGGGTGACGGTCACCCCGCACACCGCGGCACAGACCGTGCAGGCGGTGGACCTGATGGGGCTCGGGGCGGTCGCCGCGGTCCGCGCCGTGCTGGCCGGCGGCGAGCCGGACCCGGCGGTGGTCGTGGTCGGCCGGGAGAGACTGCTGACATGA
- a CDS encoding IS110 family RNA-guided transposase: MSLPECDFYVGIDWAAETHAVCVQDAAGKITAQFTIEHTADGFATLLARLGRLASDPMQVSVALERPDGRLVDALLEAGNPVVPVSPNAIKTWRDGEVLSGAKSDAGDAAVIAEYLRLRSHRLRPATPFTPATRALRTVVRTRDDIVAMRTATANQLTALLDAHWPGATKVFADIESPIALEFLTRYPTAKHAAGLGEKRMAAFCVKHGYSGRRSAAELLTRLRAAPAGTTDPDLVEAVRDAVLALVAVLRTLGETRKDLDRSVTAHLGERPDAAIFTSLPRSGQINAAQVLAEWGDSRQAYDSPDAVAALAGLTPVTKASGKYHAVHFRWACNKRFRKAMTTFADNSRHQSPWAAEVYRRAIQRGHDHPHAVRVLARAWVRVIYRCWLDREPYDPARHGNANKINSGQLAA, from the coding sequence TTGTCCCTGCCTGAATGCGATTTCTACGTCGGTATCGATTGGGCCGCCGAAACGCACGCCGTGTGTGTGCAGGACGCGGCCGGGAAGATCACCGCGCAGTTCACGATCGAGCACACTGCCGACGGTTTCGCGACCCTGTTGGCCCGCCTGGGTCGGTTGGCCAGCGACCCGATGCAGGTCAGCGTCGCCCTGGAACGGCCCGACGGTCGGCTGGTCGACGCCCTGCTCGAAGCGGGCAACCCGGTGGTGCCGGTCAGCCCGAACGCGATCAAGACCTGGCGCGACGGGGAGGTACTGTCCGGCGCCAAGTCCGACGCCGGCGACGCCGCCGTCATCGCCGAATATCTGCGGCTGCGGTCGCACCGGCTGCGGCCGGCCACCCCGTTCACCCCGGCGACCAGGGCGCTGCGTACGGTCGTACGCACCCGCGATGACATCGTGGCCATGCGGACCGCCACGGCGAACCAGCTGACCGCCCTGCTCGATGCCCACTGGCCCGGCGCCACCAAGGTTTTCGCCGATATCGAGTCGCCGATCGCGTTGGAGTTCCTGACCCGGTACCCGACCGCCAAACACGCCGCGGGCCTGGGTGAGAAGCGCATGGCCGCGTTCTGCGTCAAGCACGGCTACTCCGGTCGCCGCTCGGCCGCGGAGCTGCTGACCCGATTGCGGGCTGCGCCGGCCGGCACCACCGACCCGGACCTGGTCGAGGCCGTCCGGGACGCCGTGCTGGCGCTGGTGGCCGTGCTGCGCACCCTGGGCGAGACCCGCAAGGACCTGGACCGGTCGGTGACCGCCCACCTCGGGGAGCGCCCGGACGCCGCGATCTTCACGTCGCTGCCAAGGTCGGGTCAGATCAACGCCGCCCAGGTGCTCGCCGAGTGGGGCGATTCTCGGCAAGCCTACGACTCGCCCGACGCCGTCGCGGCGTTGGCCGGCCTGACCCCGGTCACCAAAGCGTCCGGTAAATATCATGCCGTGCATTTCCGGTGGGCCTGCAACAAACGATTCCGTAAAGCGATGACCACGTTCGCCGACAACAGTCGCCACCAAAGCCCGTGGGCCGCCGAGGTCTACCGCAGAGCTATCCAACGCGGGCACGACCACCCGCACGCCGTCCGGGTCCTGGCCCGCGCCTGGGTGCGCGTGATCTACCGCTGCTGGCTCGACCGAGAGCCTTACGACCCGGCCAGGCACGGCAACGCGAACAAGATCAACAGCGGGCAACTTGCGGCCTGA
- a CDS encoding glucose-6-phosphate isomerase family protein, whose translation MPSFLAPPLAPLRIVFDSPAATAEPAGPVLVRRMSSLEGLFEQEGLRRQLADGPDPIVYTVASSPVPELPRELPQSITTIAPGTLGGEFYMTKGHQHPDPQGEIYLCLRGTGGLLTFDGTTTSWIEMTPGVIGYMPPGWAHRSVNTGDDEYQFLAVYPGSAGHDYQWVVENGMGERIFRGPQGPVRRPFRVDTQAIA comes from the coding sequence ATGCCGTCGTTCCTCGCCCCGCCACTGGCGCCCTTGCGCATCGTGTTCGACAGCCCGGCCGCCACCGCCGAACCGGCCGGCCCCGTCCTGGTGCGCCGGATGTCCAGCCTGGAAGGACTTTTCGAGCAGGAGGGGCTGCGCCGGCAACTCGCCGACGGGCCCGACCCGATCGTCTACACGGTCGCGTCCTCGCCGGTGCCCGAGCTGCCGCGGGAACTGCCCCAGTCCATCACCACCATCGCCCCGGGCACCCTGGGCGGCGAGTTCTACATGACCAAGGGCCACCAGCACCCCGATCCGCAGGGCGAGATCTACTTGTGCCTGCGCGGGACCGGCGGGCTGCTGACCTTCGACGGCACGACGACGTCCTGGATCGAGATGACCCCGGGGGTCATCGGGTACATGCCGCCCGGCTGGGCACACCGCAGCGTGAACACCGGCGACGACGAGTACCAGTTCCTGGCCGTCTACCCCGGCTCGGCCGGCCATGACTACCAGTGGGTGGTCGAGAACGGCATGGGCGAGCGGATTTTCCGTGGTCCGCAGGGCCCGGTGCGGCGCCCGTTCCGGGTGGACACGCAGGCCATCGCATGA
- the eda gene encoding bifunctional 4-hydroxy-2-oxoglutarate aldolase/2-dehydro-3-deoxy-phosphogluconate aldolase: MNHQDIENRLRETGVVPVVTIRNATDAPALGAALAAGGLPIAEITFRTDAAAEAIAQLRRYTPEVLVGAGTVLDVPTLQAAQRAGAVFAVAPGLNPEVVDAGRELGLPVIPGVSSPTDIEAALARDITLVKFFPAEAAGGLAFLKAVSAPYAGVSFMPTGGITPANLSDYLAQPFVAACGGSWIATEKAIAEQRFDDIAAAARTARALAAPFRSTHPTVTRAPLETRSA, encoded by the coding sequence ATGAACCACCAAGACATCGAGAACCGTCTCCGGGAAACGGGTGTCGTGCCGGTGGTGACCATCCGGAACGCGACCGACGCCCCCGCCCTGGGGGCTGCGCTGGCCGCCGGTGGCCTGCCGATCGCGGAGATCACCTTCCGCACCGATGCCGCGGCGGAGGCCATCGCCCAGCTGCGCCGGTACACCCCCGAGGTGCTGGTCGGGGCCGGCACCGTGCTGGACGTGCCCACCCTGCAGGCCGCCCAGCGGGCCGGCGCCGTCTTCGCGGTCGCGCCCGGCCTCAACCCCGAGGTCGTCGACGCCGGTCGCGAGCTGGGCCTGCCGGTCATCCCCGGGGTCAGCTCGCCCACCGACATCGAGGCCGCGCTGGCCCGAGACATCACGCTGGTCAAGTTCTTCCCGGCCGAGGCGGCCGGCGGTCTGGCCTTCCTCAAGGCCGTGTCCGCCCCCTACGCCGGGGTGTCCTTCATGCCGACCGGCGGCATCACCCCGGCCAACCTGTCCGACTACCTGGCCCAGCCGTTCGTCGCGGCCTGCGGCGGTTCCTGGATCGCCACCGAGAAGGCCATCGCCGAGCAGCGTTTCGACGACATCGCGGCCGCCGCCCGGACCGCCCGGGCGCTGGCCGCGCCGTTCCGCAGCACCCACCCGACCGTGACCCGAGCCCCCCTGGAAACGAGGAGCGCATGA
- a CDS encoding SDR family oxidoreductase — protein sequence MSTATDYVPDYIATPGTALAGKVAIVTGGASGIGDAVGRVFAANQAKVVLVDVDTDRLKKVVASIQDGSPEATVVGVTADVTDEAAVQAIFAQAVADWGRVDLVVNSAGRDSLSPPVTEVTLEEWNATIGPNLTAVFLMCREAFRVMQTQESGGRIINMGSSSTRLASGPGHSPYRASKHGMLGFSKNILLEGKGKNIGVTVMNPSHVATPMTQIIDKGLYDGDIPAYVDGWLDEKEIREGIHASCIDVANVAEAALYVATRTPDVTIPTFSMYPTHKAHRYGMEI from the coding sequence ATGAGTACCGCCACCGATTACGTCCCCGACTACATCGCCACCCCCGGCACCGCCCTGGCTGGGAAGGTCGCCATCGTCACCGGCGGCGCGTCCGGCATCGGCGACGCCGTCGGCCGGGTCTTCGCCGCCAACCAGGCCAAGGTCGTGCTGGTGGACGTGGACACCGATCGGCTCAAGAAGGTGGTGGCCAGCATCCAGGACGGCTCCCCGGAGGCCACCGTGGTCGGGGTGACCGCCGACGTCACCGACGAGGCCGCCGTGCAGGCGATCTTCGCGCAGGCCGTCGCCGACTGGGGCCGGGTGGACCTGGTCGTGAACAGCGCCGGCCGGGACTCGCTGTCCCCGCCGGTCACCGAGGTCACCCTCGAGGAGTGGAACGCCACCATCGGGCCGAACCTGACCGCGGTGTTCCTGATGTGCCGCGAGGCGTTCCGGGTGATGCAGACCCAGGAGTCCGGCGGCCGGATCATCAACATGGGCTCCTCGTCGACCCGGCTGGCCTCGGGCCCCGGGCACAGCCCCTACCGGGCGTCCAAGCACGGCATGCTCGGCTTCAGCAAGAACATCCTGCTCGAGGGCAAGGGCAAGAACATCGGCGTGACGGTGATGAACCCGTCGCACGTGGCCACCCCGATGACCCAGATCATCGACAAGGGCCTGTACGACGGCGACATCCCGGCCTACGTGGACGGCTGGCTGGACGAGAAGGAAATCCGCGAGGGCATCCACGCCAGCTGCATCGACGTGGCCAACGTGGCCGAGGCGGCGCTATACGTGGCGACCCGCACCCCGGACGTCACCATCCCGACCTTCTCGATGTACCCGACCCACAAGGCCCATCGCTACGGCATGGAAATCTGA
- a CDS encoding galactitol-1-phosphate 5-dehydrogenase, which translates to MKAVVLDAPGVLRHGEVPDPQPFGERPVLVRVGAVGVCGSDLLRVGHGTAYHYPLVLGHEFSAVVEQPPAGSRFSPGDRVAVFPLLPNPDDPLTEIGEPALGSGYDYFGSRRDGGLAELLWVPERNLVPVPASMPLLHAAMVEPAAVALHAVRKLSVPAAGSALVIGAGPIGALAAQWLRVLGWSRVLVADVDPRKRAVMADLGFETIDPGDPAAGGTVAQVLAATGRGVDAAVEASGLPATLLQTLEATAPRGQVLILGDLKGDVTIGRALISSLIRRELIVYGTWNSTIGPAGHSEWDMVVDAVATGRIALAPLISHAAPLETAPELFADLLARRQWSNKVLFAISPEARSEAAALAAGESALAGAR; encoded by the coding sequence ATGAAGGCAGTCGTGCTCGACGCCCCCGGCGTCCTGCGTCACGGCGAGGTGCCCGACCCGCAGCCGTTCGGCGAGCGGCCCGTGCTGGTCCGGGTCGGCGCCGTCGGAGTCTGCGGATCCGACCTGCTGCGGGTCGGTCACGGCACCGCGTACCACTACCCGCTGGTCCTGGGCCACGAGTTCTCCGCGGTCGTCGAGCAGCCTCCGGCCGGCTCCCGCTTCAGCCCGGGGGACCGGGTCGCGGTCTTCCCGCTGCTGCCCAACCCGGACGACCCGCTCACCGAGATCGGCGAACCGGCCCTGGGTTCGGGCTACGACTACTTCGGATCCCGCCGCGACGGGGGACTGGCGGAGCTGCTCTGGGTCCCCGAGCGCAATCTGGTGCCGGTCCCGGCGAGCATGCCGCTGCTGCACGCGGCCATGGTCGAGCCGGCCGCGGTGGCCCTGCATGCGGTGCGCAAGCTGTCCGTGCCGGCCGCCGGCTCGGCCCTGGTGATCGGCGCCGGCCCGATCGGGGCCCTAGCCGCCCAGTGGCTGCGGGTGCTGGGCTGGAGCCGGGTCCTGGTCGCCGACGTCGATCCCCGCAAGCGGGCGGTGATGGCCGATCTGGGCTTCGAGACGATCGACCCGGGTGATCCGGCCGCCGGTGGGACGGTGGCCCAGGTGCTGGCCGCCACCGGCCGCGGCGTGGATGCCGCAGTCGAGGCCAGCGGGCTGCCGGCCACCCTGCTGCAGACGCTGGAGGCCACCGCCCCGCGCGGCCAGGTGCTCATCCTGGGCGATCTCAAGGGCGACGTCACCATTGGCCGGGCGCTGATCTCGTCGCTGATCCGCCGCGAACTCATTGTCTACGGCACCTGGAACTCGACGATCGGCCCGGCCGGGCACAGCGAGTGGGACATGGTGGTCGACGCGGTCGCCACCGGCCGGATCGCGCTCGCCCCGCTGATCAGTCACGCCGCCCCGCTGGAGACCGCGCCCGAGTTGTTCGCCGATCTGCTGGCCCGCCGGCAGTGGTCGAACAAGGTGCTCTTCGCGATCTCGCCGGAGGCGCGGTCCGAAGCGGCCGCCCTGGCCGCCGGCGAATCCGCCCTGGCCGGTGCCCGATGA
- a CDS encoding zinc-dependent dehydrogenase, which translates to MRAAVFHAPGTVVLEDRPIPAVGPGDLLIRVQAASVCGTDLRIFNYGHFKLAPGAHRVQGHETAGEIVATGDEVTGYAVGDRVSVTPNVGCGRCPMCLRGLNNMCPDYEAFGVSLDGGFAEYLLVPAFAVQRGNVFHLPAGLDYTQAALVEPFSCCLRGVRSVGIGPQDDVLVVGAGPIGAFTVMLARLAGARRIIVANRSRGRLAQLAGYGADTLIEVGDRDLVEAVKAETGGRGVDVAITAASSAQVQADAVQLLATHGRLNFFAGLSGRGGPPTVAIDTNRVHYQGLTLTGTTGSSNADYADALQIVGQGRVDLSGLLTRTFSVEDIHEAFAYAASGAGMKAGIAFGTDPSARAADLEQAGVPA; encoded by the coding sequence ATGAGGGCCGCCGTCTTCCACGCGCCCGGCACCGTCGTGCTGGAGGACCGGCCGATTCCCGCGGTCGGGCCGGGCGATCTGCTCATCAGGGTGCAGGCCGCCTCGGTCTGCGGCACGGATCTGCGCATCTTCAACTACGGCCACTTCAAGCTCGCCCCCGGCGCCCACCGGGTGCAGGGTCACGAGACGGCCGGCGAGATCGTGGCCACCGGCGACGAGGTCACCGGGTACGCGGTGGGCGACCGGGTCAGTGTCACCCCCAACGTCGGCTGCGGCCGGTGCCCGATGTGCCTGCGCGGGTTGAACAACATGTGCCCGGATTACGAGGCCTTCGGGGTCAGCCTGGACGGCGGATTCGCCGAATACCTGCTGGTGCCGGCCTTCGCGGTGCAGCGGGGCAACGTCTTCCACCTGCCGGCCGGTCTGGACTACACCCAGGCCGCCCTGGTCGAGCCGTTCTCGTGCTGCCTGCGGGGGGTGCGGTCGGTCGGGATCGGTCCCCAGGACGACGTGCTGGTGGTCGGGGCCGGGCCGATCGGGGCGTTCACCGTCATGCTGGCCCGGCTGGCCGGGGCCCGGCGGATCATCGTGGCCAACCGCAGCCGGGGCCGGCTGGCGCAGCTGGCCGGCTACGGCGCCGACACCCTGATCGAGGTCGGCGACCGGGACCTGGTCGAGGCGGTCAAGGCCGAGACCGGCGGCCGCGGCGTCGATGTCGCCATCACCGCGGCCTCCAGCGCGCAGGTGCAGGCGGACGCGGTGCAGCTGCTGGCCACCCACGGCCGGCTCAACTTCTTCGCCGGGCTCAGCGGTCGGGGCGGCCCACCCACGGTGGCCATCGACACCAACCGGGTGCACTACCAGGGCCTGACGCTGACCGGCACGACCGGATCGAGCAACGCCGACTACGCCGACGCGCTGCAGATCGTGGGGCAGGGCCGGGTCGACCTGAGCGGCCTGCTCACCCGGACGTTCTCGGTCGAGGACATCCACGAGGCCTTCGCCTACGCCGCGTCCGGCGCCGGCATGAAGGCCGGCATCGCCTTCGGCACCGACCCGTCCGCCCGCGCAGCGGACCTGGAACAGGCAGGAGTGCCCGCATGA
- the glpK gene encoding glycerol kinase GlpK, producing MSGSVVMAMDAGTTGIRAILFDKAGEVVAEASQEFRQIYPQSGWVEHDPVDIWNTQLTVAHKVLDVAGLAADQVAAIGITNQRETTVVWDRHTGHPVYNAIVWQDRRTAGRCDELKAWGLTDHVRRTTGLVIDAYFSGTKIDWILRNVPGARERAAAGDLLFGTVDSWLIWNLTGGAGSSAAVHVTDYSNASRTMLFDINRLDWDPTMLAELDIPRSMLPQVRPTSEIFGHTDASVFFGVPVPVAAAVGDQHAALFGQACFEPGMIKSTYGTGASLLMNTGERPVFSDKGLLTTVAWGVDGQVQYALEGLIFVSAASIQWLRDELKIIYDSADTEYAALRVPDSGGVYFVPAFVGLAAPYWDPYARGGILGLSFGVNRNHVIRAALEAIAYQIRDLTDAMQTDSGIPLVEVKVDGGASKNNFLMQFQADLLGVPALRPVVTESSARGAAFLAGLAVGFWADRAELVDSFRLDRRFEPAMKADEADRLHAGWLRAVERVRDWEEH from the coding sequence ATGAGCGGCAGCGTCGTGATGGCGATGGACGCCGGCACCACCGGCATCCGGGCCATCCTGTTCGACAAGGCCGGCGAGGTCGTCGCCGAGGCCAGCCAGGAGTTCCGGCAGATCTACCCGCAGTCCGGCTGGGTCGAGCACGACCCGGTGGACATCTGGAACACCCAGCTGACGGTGGCGCACAAGGTCCTCGACGTGGCCGGCCTGGCCGCCGACCAAGTGGCCGCCATCGGCATCACCAACCAGCGGGAGACCACCGTGGTCTGGGACCGGCACACCGGCCACCCGGTCTACAACGCCATCGTCTGGCAGGACCGGCGTACCGCCGGCCGGTGTGACGAGCTCAAGGCTTGGGGGCTGACCGATCACGTCCGGCGGACCACCGGGCTGGTCATCGACGCGTACTTCTCCGGCACCAAGATCGACTGGATCCTGCGCAACGTGCCCGGGGCGCGCGAGCGGGCGGCCGCCGGCGACCTGCTCTTCGGCACGGTCGACAGCTGGCTGATCTGGAACCTGACCGGCGGCGCGGGATCGTCGGCGGCGGTGCACGTCACCGACTACTCCAACGCCTCGCGCACCATGCTGTTCGACATCAACCGGCTCGACTGGGACCCGACCATGCTGGCCGAGCTGGACATCCCGCGGTCGATGCTGCCGCAGGTGCGGCCGACCAGCGAGATCTTCGGCCACACCGACGCATCGGTGTTCTTCGGCGTCCCCGTCCCGGTCGCCGCGGCGGTCGGCGATCAGCATGCCGCCCTGTTCGGCCAGGCCTGCTTCGAACCCGGCATGATCAAGTCCACCTACGGCACCGGTGCCTCCCTGCTGATGAACACCGGTGAGCGGCCGGTGTTCTCGGACAAGGGCCTGCTGACCACGGTCGCCTGGGGCGTGGACGGGCAGGTCCAGTACGCCCTGGAGGGACTGATCTTCGTCTCCGCCGCCAGCATCCAGTGGCTGCGGGACGAGCTGAAGATCATCTACGACTCGGCCGACACCGAGTACGCGGCGCTGCGGGTCCCGGACTCGGGCGGGGTCTACTTCGTCCCCGCGTTCGTCGGGCTGGCCGCGCCCTACTGGGACCCCTACGCCCGCGGCGGCATCCTGGGCCTGAGCTTCGGGGTGAACCGCAACCACGTCATCCGCGCGGCGCTGGAGGCCATCGCCTACCAGATCCGGGATCTGACCGACGCCATGCAGACCGATTCCGGCATCCCGCTGGTCGAGGTCAAGGTGGACGGCGGCGCCTCGAAGAACAACTTCCTCATGCAGTTCCAGGCCGATCTGCTCGGGGTGCCCGCGCTGCGGCCCGTCGTCACCGAGTCCTCCGCCCGCGGCGCGGCCTTCCTGGCCGGCCTGGCCGTCGGGTTCTGGGCCGATCGGGCCGAACTGGTCGATTCCTTCCGGCTGGACCGCCGGTTCGAACCGGCCATGAAGGCCGACGAGGCCGACCGGTTACATGCCGGCTGGCTGCGGGCCGTCGAGCGGGTCCGCGACTGGGAGGAGCACTGA
- a CDS encoding sugar ABC transporter substrate-binding protein: MRSFRSRRTLRATLLAATCALTLVGTSACALTGGGSSASTGSVSAAAADRSVQAGSGQTPTYPAPIPLAEGAAASLDKLSYDGGTPTIAYLPMGTEFNYHLALYEGIKSVPGAESFMLSPYSGSDQAGQLGMLQDVTSRPDVDAILLISFDEHSLAPLVQKAVDAGKAVIIINSDIPNYPSPVDGVVGVSQRVANKKLAQYAVQQSDGSPRQVGILNGEPSYLDTERSGGFIDGLAGSNWTVTAQVNGGWSVEKGNTAAMDLLQANPGVTVLYAANDYMAEGAALAVKSLGRTDVQVYGYDGDTAAIEAIANKDGITATTNTNPVAMGAMAAQYAIDLLNRKAQVGYVDAPTEIVTAENAATILQNPDGLFPKPSQDY, translated from the coding sequence ATGCGTTCCTTCCGTTCCCGCCGGACCCTGCGCGCCACCCTGCTGGCCGCGACCTGCGCGCTGACCCTGGTCGGCACCTCCGCCTGCGCCCTGACCGGGGGTGGCAGTTCCGCCTCGACGGGCTCGGTCTCGGCCGCCGCGGCCGACCGGTCGGTGCAGGCCGGCTCGGGTCAGACCCCGACCTACCCGGCGCCGATCCCGTTGGCCGAGGGCGCCGCCGCGTCCCTGGACAAGCTGTCCTACGACGGCGGCACCCCGACCATCGCCTACCTGCCGATGGGCACCGAGTTCAACTACCACCTGGCCCTGTACGAAGGCATCAAGTCGGTGCCGGGAGCCGAGAGCTTCATGCTCTCGCCGTATTCCGGCAGCGACCAGGCCGGCCAGCTGGGCATGCTGCAGGACGTCACCTCCCGCCCGGACGTCGACGCCATCCTGCTGATCAGTTTCGATGAGCATTCGCTGGCCCCGCTGGTGCAGAAGGCGGTGGACGCCGGCAAGGCGGTCATCATCATCAACTCCGACATCCCCAACTACCCGTCGCCGGTCGATGGGGTGGTCGGCGTCTCGCAGCGGGTGGCCAACAAGAAGCTGGCCCAGTACGCCGTCCAGCAGTCCGACGGAAGCCCGCGCCAGGTGGGCATTCTCAACGGTGAGCCGAGCTATCTGGACACCGAGCGTTCGGGCGGCTTCATCGACGGCCTGGCCGGCTCGAACTGGACGGTGACCGCGCAGGTCAACGGCGGCTGGAGCGTGGAGAAGGGCAACACCGCGGCGATGGACCTGCTGCAGGCCAACCCCGGGGTGACCGTGCTGTACGCGGCCAACGACTACATGGCCGAAGGGGCCGCACTGGCGGTCAAGTCGCTGGGCCGCACCGACGTCCAGGTCTACGGGTACGACGGGGACACCGCCGCCATCGAGGCCATCGCCAACAAGGACGGCATCACCGCCACCACCAACACCAACCCGGTCGCGATGGGCGCGATGGCCGCGCAGTACGCCATCGACCTGCTGAACCGCAAGGCCCAGGTCGGCTACGTCGACGCGCCGACCGAGATCGTCACCGCCGAGAACGCCGCGACGATCCTGCAGAACCCGGACGGCCTGTTCCCCAAGCCCTCCCAGGACTACTGA